The following nucleotide sequence is from Catonella massiliensis.
GCACCTGCTTTGATTAAAAAGAAACCTAAGATTTCAACTGTTCCTGTGATATCACCACCCTGCATAACATGTGGTGAAAGTGCGTAACCTATACCCATAAGAATTCCCGCTACAGGAAGGCAGGCAACAGGTAACATCAACGAGCGGCCTAATTTTTGCAAATACTTCATCATAATATTTGTTCCCCTTTCTTTATTAACCCAAAGAAATATTTAATTAAAAGTTCTCCTTAAGGAAGGATTCAAGTACTGTATACGCCTCATCTTCATCCTCTCCCTCTACAGTTACAACAATTCTGTTGCCCTGTTTTACCCCAAGAGCCATAACCGCCATCAGCCTTTTAAGGTCAGCTTCTTTGCCATTTTCCTCATTTAGAAGCTTGATATCACTCTTAAATGAGGCTGCCTGCTTTACCAAAAGTCCCGCGGGCCTTGCATGTATGCCGGCTTCTGCGACTACGGTATAATTTATCTTCTTCATATTCTCCTCCTTCCTTATATATTTCTTACTGCTTTTCTAAGCGAAAGCACCTTTGTAGGAGATACAGAGAGCTCATCTATTCCCATATCCACAAAAGTCCTTGTAAGTGCTGTGTCACCTGCCAGTTCACCACAAATACCTACCCATATCCCGTTTTTATGGGCATTGTCACAGGCCATCTTAATAAGCATAAGGATGGCTTTATGGTGAGGATTATAAAACTCTGCCAGATTCTCATTCTGCCTGTCTATGGCAAGGGTGTACTGGGTAAGGTCATTGGTTCCCACGCTGAAAAAATCAACCTCTTTTGCCAGCTCATCGCTGATTAGTGCTGCTGCAGGAGTCTCTATCATTATACCAAGTTCGGGATTGCCAATAGTTACACCCTGAGCAATCAGCTCCTCCTTCACCTCGTCAACAATTATCTTTATCCTCTTTACTTCTTCCACCGAGGTTATCATAGGAAACATAATCCCAACATTTCCTAATGCAGATGCCCTAAATATCGCCCTTAGTTGGGTCTTAAATAAGTCCTTTTTATTAAGGCAGATTCTTATTGCCCTATATCCAAGCGCAGGATTATCTTCTTCGCTAAGCCCAAGATAGCTGGCTTTTTTGTCGGCTCCTATATCAAGCGTCCTGATAATGACTTTCTTCCCGTCAAGCCTCTCTACAACTTCCTTATAACTTGCAAACTGTTCTTCTTCACTAGGCGCTTCACTTCTTCCAAGATAGAGGAATTCACTTCTAAATAGTCCTATTCCTCCTGCATCATTCTCTATAACTCTGTCTACGTCGTTTTCACTTCCGATATTGGCAAATATCTCTATCTTTCTGCCATCACGAGTTACATTTTCCTTTCCCTTAAGCTCTGAAAGCAGGACATTTTCAAGGTTTAATTCCTTTATAAGCTTGTCTATTGCCTCTTTAGCTTTGAAGTCAGGCTCTATATACAGTTTGCCATTTACAGCATCTACTGCTGCCTCCCTGCCTTCAAGTTCAGTTAGAGCCACACTCCCAAAATCAACCTTCACAAGCGCAGGGATACCGAGACTTCTTGCAAGTATGGCTGTGTGTGAGCTCGACGAGCCCTTCCTTGTAACAAAGGCCAATACCTTTGATTTATCCATATTTATAGTCTCTCCCGGAGTCAGATCCTCAGCCAAAATGATGACCGCCTCATCACCTTCAAGCGTGGCTTCAGCCTTGCCTGTAAGCTTTCTTATGACCCTGTTTGATATATCAAGTACATCCACTGACCTTGCCTTCATATAGTCATCATCCATGTCTGCAAAGGTTTTGGAAAACACCTTTCCTGTCTCAAAGACCGCATACTCAGCGCAAAGCCTGTCTTCATTTATAAGATTTTGGATATTTTCGGTATAATCAAGGTCCTCAAGCATCATTTTATGGATGTCAAAAATGAGTGCATTCTCTTCTCCAACCTTATCTATAGCCTCTTCATATAGCCCTTCAAGCTCGGATTTTGCTTCATCAAGAGCTGCATTTAGCCTGGCCAGTTCTTTGTCTGTATCCTCAACCTCCTTCTCTTCAGGCACGTACTCATCACCGCCAAAGACCGCTATCTTACCAAAAACAGCTCCGTTAGACACCACATTTCCGCTAAACTCTCTCATAATCTCCTCCGATTATTTAAGGTATTTGATGATTACATCACCCTTATTTACAGCTTGAGGCTTAGTGTATGTAAGCTTCTTACACTGTTCCGGATTGCATATGATAACAGGAGTTTCAAGTCTGTAGCCAGCAAGCTTGATTTTTTCAAAATCTGCAACCACCAGCAAATCACCAGCCTTAACCTCATCTCCTTCTTTTACCTTTACATCAAAGCCCTCACCTTTAAGGTTTACGGTGTCAAGTCCTATATGTAAAAGTATGTCTATGCCGTCCTTTGTGGTAAGGCCTATAGCGTGTGAAGTTGGGAATACGGTGGTAACGGTCCCACATACAGGAGAGTAAAGCTCGTTCTCCTCAGGTATAACCGCCACTCCCTTGCCTACCATTTCCTCACTAAAGGTTATATCAGGTACATCCTTGATACTTATAAGTTTGCCCTTTACAGGCGATACAATCTCAAGTTCTTTTTTCTTAAAAAACATAAATTCTCCTTTCAGTGCAGGACACCTTATCCTGCCTTTACCATTTAACTAAACAAGTCGTTTATTCTCTTTAACTGAATTGCAAAATAAAGCTTTTCTTCCTCTGTAAATCTTCGTTTGTACTCCATTGCAACAAAATCACTGACCTTCACTGCCATGTTCCATTCTTTAGGATAGTTTTCTTTTATAAATCTCAGGAGCTTTTCATCTCCCTTTTCCTTAATTGGATATGCCATGACTAACCTGTAGCTAAGAAGCTTAAGCCCTGTCACAAAGCTGTCTACTTCAACACATTCCTTACTTAAGCCCTCAAACTCAGCTAGAAGCAGGTTAAGGATATCTCCCATCATCTTGGTGATTATCCAAGTATCTCTTACCTTGATATTGAATTCTGCATTTACAAAATGTATGGCTAAGGCCGCAGCCTCATCTACAGGCAGCTTATAACCAAGTCTTTCATAAATAAGTGAAACCGCCTGTGTTCCAATGCTGTATTCTAAAGGGTAGAAACGCCTTATCTCATTTTCCATAGGGATAGGAAAGACTTGTCCCTCTTCTATCCTCCTGATGGCA
It contains:
- a CDS encoding HPr family phosphocarrier protein codes for the protein MKKINYTVVAEAGIHARPAGLLVKQAASFKSDIKLLNEENGKEADLKRLMAVMALGVKQGNRIVVTVEGEDEDEAYTVLESFLKENF
- the ptsP gene encoding phosphoenolpyruvate--protein phosphotransferase, which translates into the protein MREFSGNVVSNGAVFGKIAVFGGDEYVPEEKEVEDTDKELARLNAALDEAKSELEGLYEEAIDKVGEENALIFDIHKMMLEDLDYTENIQNLINEDRLCAEYAVFETGKVFSKTFADMDDDYMKARSVDVLDISNRVIRKLTGKAEATLEGDEAVIILAEDLTPGETINMDKSKVLAFVTRKGSSSSHTAILARSLGIPALVKVDFGSVALTELEGREAAVDAVNGKLYIEPDFKAKEAIDKLIKELNLENVLLSELKGKENVTRDGRKIEIFANIGSENDVDRVIENDAGGIGLFRSEFLYLGRSEAPSEEEQFASYKEVVERLDGKKVIIRTLDIGADKKASYLGLSEEDNPALGYRAIRICLNKKDLFKTQLRAIFRASALGNVGIMFPMITSVEEVKRIKIIVDEVKEELIAQGVTIGNPELGIMIETPAAALISDELAKEVDFFSVGTNDLTQYTLAIDRQNENLAEFYNPHHKAILMLIKMACDNAHKNGIWVGICGELAGDTALTRTFVDMGIDELSVSPTKVLSLRKAVRNI
- a CDS encoding PTS sugar transporter subunit IIA, with protein sequence MFFKKKELEIVSPVKGKLISIKDVPDITFSEEMVGKGVAVIPEENELYSPVCGTVTTVFPTSHAIGLTTKDGIDILLHIGLDTVNLKGEGFDVKVKEGDEVKAGDLLVVADFEKIKLAGYRLETPVIICNPEQCKKLTYTKPQAVNKGDVIIKYLK
- a CDS encoding PRD domain-containing protein translates to MIIEGIINNNVVSSKDDEGKEVVVMGKGIGFGKKKGDTLNEADADKIFTIEDEEVLRRFKDLLTGIPLEYLQVSNEIISYAKERLDTELHPNIYLTLTDHISFAIRRIEEGQVFPIPMENEIRRFYPLEYSIGTQAVSLIYERLGYKLPVDEAAALAIHFVNAEFNIKVRDTWIITKMMGDILNLLLAEFEGLSKECVEVDSFVTGLKLLSYRLVMAYPIKEKGDEKLLRFIKENYPKEWNMAVKVSDFVAMEYKRRFTEEEKLYFAIQLKRINDLFS